One Stigmatella aurantiaca genomic region harbors:
- a CDS encoding DUF4082 domain-containing protein, which produces MSLRPLLLLTLMTTLTHCAPPEATEPDPQVGEQPQALTPGGGLRFMTYNIKHGELSSLETVANVIKAQAPDLVALQEVDVLTVRSNKVDQAARLGQLTGMFYAFIPSLTNYDSGQYGLALLSRYPIRSAQRVPLRSAAEQRVLALFEVELEPSRLIPVAVTHFGTTGAPERVQQAEDIKAALAGKPWALLGGDLNASPSESSITSLLQQFTDAWARGGSGSGYTIPASFPTKRIDYVLLGSAWTSPLTAGVVNASSQSDHRPVTATVILPWSQTLFGDRVPGTAVQGDDTRAVEVGVRFRSNASGTIEALRFYRGTGNANGYVAHLWSNTGTLLAQVPVKDGRIPGWQEAPLPTPIPVTAGTIYVVSYFTSNGQFARDVSGLTNAVVSGNLTAPGSASVGGNGVFLYTSSGGFPSSSYKDANYWVDVRFKPASSP; this is translated from the coding sequence ATGTCCCTCCGTCCCCTGCTCCTGCTTACCCTCATGACCACCCTCACCCACTGTGCACCGCCCGAAGCCACCGAGCCGGATCCTCAAGTGGGTGAGCAGCCGCAGGCCCTCACCCCCGGAGGGGGCCTGCGGTTCATGACCTACAACATCAAGCACGGGGAGCTCAGCAGCCTGGAGACCGTCGCGAACGTCATCAAAGCGCAGGCGCCCGACCTGGTGGCGCTCCAGGAGGTGGATGTCCTCACCGTGCGGTCCAACAAGGTGGATCAGGCGGCCCGGCTGGGTCAGCTCACGGGCATGTTCTATGCCTTCATTCCCTCACTGACCAATTACGACTCGGGCCAGTACGGACTGGCGCTCCTGTCGCGCTACCCCATCCGCTCCGCCCAGCGCGTTCCGCTGCGCTCCGCCGCCGAGCAGCGGGTCCTCGCCCTCTTCGAGGTGGAGCTGGAGCCCTCCCGCCTCATCCCCGTGGCCGTCACCCACTTCGGCACCACCGGCGCCCCGGAGCGCGTCCAGCAGGCCGAGGACATCAAGGCCGCCCTCGCTGGGAAGCCCTGGGCGTTGCTCGGCGGAGACCTCAACGCCAGTCCCTCCGAGTCCAGCATCACAAGCCTGCTCCAGCAGTTCACCGACGCCTGGGCGCGCGGCGGCTCGGGCAGCGGCTACACCATTCCGGCCAGCTTCCCCACCAAGCGCATCGACTATGTCCTGCTCGGCTCCGCGTGGACCTCCCCGCTGACCGCCGGCGTGGTGAACGCCTCTTCCCAATCTGATCACCGTCCGGTCACCGCCACCGTCATCCTGCCGTGGAGCCAGACCCTCTTTGGAGACCGCGTCCCGGGCACCGCCGTCCAGGGCGACGACACACGCGCCGTGGAAGTGGGCGTCCGGTTCCGCAGCAACGCCAGTGGCACCATCGAGGCCCTCCGGTTCTACCGGGGCACGGGCAATGCCAATGGCTATGTCGCCCACCTGTGGAGCAACACGGGCACGCTCCTGGCCCAGGTTCCGGTGAAGGATGGGCGCATCCCGGGCTGGCAGGAGGCGCCGCTCCCCACGCCCATCCCCGTCACCGCGGGAACCATCTACGTGGTCTCGTACTTCACCTCGAACGGGCAGTTCGCCCGGGACGTCTCGGGACTGACGAACGCGGTGGTCAGCGGCAACCTCACGGCGCCCGGCAGCGCCAGCGTGGGGGGCAACGGCGTCTTCCTCTACACGTCGAGCGGTGGCTTCCCGTCCAGTTCCTATAAAGATGCCAACTACTGGGTCGACGTCCGCTTCAAGCCCGCCTCCTCCCCATGA
- a CDS encoding putative metal-binding motif-containing protein gives MYRACVLGLFLSLVACKEKAPGEGAIRVSVKYGTYVPACLRVSARDAQGHEARTDIPREKFQNPEAREVRVAVFRKPEWDRELSLEVSSYRAASGQECAGDLVEKRTSAAPIPVPRGEFAIFDAVLEAQDQDGDSFIALPGLAQADCDDVRKDVYPGAPEQCSVNVDFDCDGLKGCQDAKCVDKACDDGNACTTGDQCNGALCQGQAVQCQKPTGVCFTGAVCNPTTGQCDNVLAPPETVCNDQDPCTVNDTCGPQGQCSGQSKSCNAPPTACFEASGTCDAVSGECRYPSKPAATECSDEDACTVNDQCNGNGMCGGLATPCQPSSTCFRITSGCVALGNCTEAVDPAKVNTACQKGNGQSGVCRVSDGACSSFPYVPSNFDPDTIPDANIGTLTTSGAVTFDSTPGAMNPWEPPGRVTASPPITVIAQANGAPDAVVLAVRSVNLGGDLKLVGTRPVILAVYGDATLNHHILANSVLGASSGPGSNQACGARQGVDGTLSGEGGGGGGGGGATAGASGGKGYSSGATGGGAGSQSPSVRVPLVGGCPGGKGGGTGGLGGTGGGAIQISVSGTLTVGKKVTASGGAGVGGNASTSAAGGGGGGGSGGQVTLEALRLVLSNSAQLTANGGGGGEGGGTYQGGKDGDDGYTSSGDPAMGGQGKALLGGNGGTGGASAGPLPVEGSVGTNDAIGGGGGGGGGGAVGFIHLRAVRPCEIHTSSVRSPEPVLQCPL, from the coding sequence ATGTATCGAGCCTGTGTGTTGGGGCTGTTTCTGAGTCTCGTGGCGTGCAAGGAGAAGGCTCCCGGGGAAGGGGCCATCCGGGTCTCCGTGAAGTACGGAACTTACGTGCCCGCCTGCCTCCGTGTCTCCGCCCGGGATGCGCAGGGCCATGAGGCCAGGACGGACATCCCCCGGGAGAAGTTCCAGAACCCGGAGGCCCGGGAGGTCCGCGTCGCGGTGTTCCGCAAGCCGGAGTGGGACCGGGAGCTGTCGCTGGAGGTGTCCTCGTACCGGGCCGCCTCGGGGCAGGAGTGCGCGGGAGACCTCGTGGAGAAGCGCACCTCGGCGGCCCCCATTCCGGTACCGAGGGGAGAGTTCGCCATCTTCGATGCCGTGCTCGAAGCGCAGGACCAGGATGGTGACTCCTTCATCGCGTTGCCGGGGCTGGCCCAGGCGGATTGTGATGATGTGCGCAAGGATGTGTACCCGGGCGCTCCCGAGCAGTGCAGCGTCAACGTGGACTTCGACTGTGACGGCCTCAAAGGCTGTCAGGACGCGAAGTGCGTGGACAAGGCGTGTGACGATGGCAACGCCTGCACGACGGGAGACCAGTGCAACGGCGCGCTCTGCCAGGGACAGGCGGTGCAATGCCAGAAGCCCACCGGCGTCTGTTTCACGGGCGCGGTGTGCAACCCCACCACGGGACAGTGCGACAACGTCCTGGCCCCCCCGGAGACGGTCTGTAATGACCAAGACCCCTGCACCGTGAATGACACCTGCGGGCCGCAAGGCCAGTGCTCGGGCCAGAGCAAGTCCTGCAACGCGCCGCCGACGGCGTGCTTCGAAGCCTCGGGGACGTGCGACGCCGTCAGCGGCGAGTGCCGGTATCCCTCCAAGCCCGCCGCCACGGAATGCAGTGATGAAGACGCCTGTACGGTGAACGACCAGTGCAATGGCAACGGCATGTGCGGCGGACTGGCGACGCCCTGCCAGCCCTCCAGCACTTGCTTCCGAATCACCAGCGGTTGTGTGGCGCTCGGCAATTGCACCGAGGCCGTGGATCCGGCCAAGGTGAATACGGCCTGTCAGAAGGGCAATGGGCAGAGCGGCGTGTGCCGCGTCTCTGACGGAGCGTGCAGCTCCTTCCCCTACGTTCCGAGCAATTTTGATCCGGACACGATTCCTGACGCCAATATCGGCACTCTGACGACTTCCGGTGCCGTCACCTTCGATTCAACGCCAGGCGCCATGAATCCCTGGGAGCCGCCTGGCCGCGTGACAGCCTCTCCCCCCATCACTGTCATTGCTCAGGCCAACGGTGCTCCGGATGCAGTGGTGCTCGCGGTGCGAAGCGTGAACTTGGGCGGAGACCTGAAACTCGTGGGGACGCGCCCCGTCATCCTGGCGGTGTACGGAGACGCCACGCTGAATCACCACATCCTGGCGAACAGTGTGTTGGGAGCATCCTCGGGCCCAGGCAGCAATCAGGCTTGTGGTGCCCGGCAAGGCGTGGATGGGACGTTGTCGGGGGAGGGAGGTGGGGGCGGTGGAGGGGGTGGCGCAACTGCGGGGGCTTCCGGCGGAAAGGGGTATTCCAGTGGGGCCACCGGGGGGGGCGCCGGAAGTCAGAGTCCCAGCGTCCGTGTTCCCCTTGTTGGCGGGTGCCCCGGCGGAAAAGGTGGCGGCACGGGAGGCCTTGGGGGGACAGGAGGCGGAGCGATTCAGATCTCTGTCTCAGGCACCCTCACGGTGGGGAAGAAGGTTACCGCCAGCGGCGGGGCGGGGGTTGGCGGGAATGCCAGCACCAGTGCCGCAGGAGGCGGCGGTGGAGGGGGGAGCGGCGGCCAGGTCACTTTGGAGGCCTTACGGCTGGTCCTCTCAAACTCAGCCCAACTGACCGCCAACGGCGGCGGTGGGGGCGAAGGGGGCGGCACATATCAAGGCGGTAAAGACGGTGATGATGGCTATACGTCCTCAGGCGATCCAGCCATGGGGGGACAAGGAAAAGCCTTGTTGGGGGGAAATGGCGGTACAGGAGGAGCGAGCGCAGGTCCGCTCCCCGTGGAAGGTTCCGTCGGAACCAATGATGCCATTGGTGGGGGGGGGGGGGGGGGGGGGGGCGGCGCGGTAGGATTCATCCACCTGAGGGCCGTGCGGCCCTGCGAAATCCACACCTCCAGCGTCCGCAGCCCCGAGCCTGTCCTGCAGTGCCCTCTGTAG
- a CDS encoding alpha/beta fold hydrolase, which yields MNAPSGQLLRIGDTDLWYDDRGSPDAPPLLLLMGNGCGASFWPEPWLELLVRGGRRVIRFDYRDTGRSSHIASFDQTPYSLDDLERDVLGLRAHLGLGKVHWVGLSMGGFLALRLATRHPGTVASLTSMMSTPDYATLLHTFMGSEAPISGLPPPRQDWLEALSKIPPGLSPLELAVESWRLANGSRAPFDAEYWRGLQRLAEARGDDALAGDHHRRACERIPDKNQLEALRHVTAPCLFIQGSEDPIFVPAHAEAAARAAPAGKRLVIDGMGHALNPAFFEPLAQALLAHTGAAPRGP from the coding sequence ATGAACGCCCCCTCCGGCCAGCTCCTTCGCATCGGTGACACAGACCTCTGGTACGACGACAGAGGCTCGCCCGACGCCCCTCCCCTCCTGTTGCTGATGGGCAATGGCTGCGGTGCCTCGTTCTGGCCGGAGCCCTGGCTGGAGTTGCTCGTCCGCGGAGGCCGCCGCGTCATCCGCTTCGACTACCGCGACACGGGACGCTCGTCCCATATCGCCAGCTTCGACCAGACGCCCTACAGCCTGGATGACCTCGAGCGGGACGTGCTGGGGCTGCGGGCCCACCTGGGCCTCGGCAAGGTGCACTGGGTGGGCCTCTCCATGGGCGGCTTTCTGGCGCTGCGGCTGGCCACCCGGCACCCCGGGACCGTCGCTTCACTGACCAGCATGATGTCCACGCCGGACTACGCCACGCTGCTCCACACCTTCATGGGGAGCGAGGCGCCCATATCCGGGCTCCCACCGCCCCGGCAGGACTGGCTCGAAGCGCTCTCGAAAATCCCCCCGGGGCTGTCGCCGCTGGAGCTAGCAGTGGAGAGCTGGCGGCTCGCCAATGGGAGCCGGGCGCCGTTCGACGCGGAGTACTGGCGCGGCCTCCAGCGGCTCGCGGAGGCGCGGGGGGATGACGCCCTCGCCGGAGACCACCACCGGCGTGCCTGTGAGCGCATCCCGGACAAGAACCAACTGGAAGCGCTGCGGCACGTCACGGCCCCGTGCCTGTTCATCCAAGGCTCGGAGGATCCGATCTTCGTGCCCGCGCACGCCGAGGCCGCGGCCCGGGCAGCCCCGGCGGGGAAGCGGCTCGTCATCGACGGGATGGGGCATGCCCTCAACCCCGCCTTCTTCGAGCCCCTGGCCCAGGCCCTCCTGGCACACACGGGGGCGGCGCCCCGGGGGCCGTGA